DNA from Marinagarivorans cellulosilyticus:
GCCGCTGGATGGCGGGTTACACCCGTTTTCACAAAATGCAGCACGCCGAGGATCTTGGTAACTATTCAGGTGGGTGCGAAATGCTCAGTTTGCCGACCTATTTGAGCATGGTTGAATAGTTACGGATCTTAATAATCAAGCTCTACCACGGTAGGTGTTTTTTCCGGTGTAAAAGGTGCGCTGTATTTACTTTGCCCTTGGGTAATTAATAGCTCATCTAAATACCAAGCGGCTGTTTCGGCATTGCTGATATCAAAAAAACCTAGGCTTAAAGGGGCAATGGTTTCGGTGGTCAGTAAAGTGGCTAAAGTGTTGTTCGAAGGTTGCCCATTTACAAATAGCTGTAACTGCTGGTCTTCTAGTGTAATTGCGATATGTACGGGGGTATCAAGAGTGCCGGCACCGTAAACGCTCACGCTATTTTCGCTGCCTATTTGCAGCCGCCATTCGTGGCCTTCGCCGTTATTGTGGAGCGCCAAGCCAAAGCCGTCAGTGCCTTCCGGCATTTCGCCCCATTGTAGTATTGGTGTGGTGGCCGGCGCTGATGGTGGCGGCAATAGCCAAAATTCCAGAGTCCAGTTACTGGCTGTGAATGAGTGGTCTTTTTTCACAAGGTAGTTTTCGTTGTCGATTAATACACTCTGCTCGCTGACGACCACTTGGTCTGCTGGCATGGGCGTACCTTCGGCGCTTAAACCTGTGCTTCTGTCTGCATCGAAGTTCCTGTGGTAAAACTGGTTAAAATAGTCGTTAATGGTTTGGGTATTTAACACGGCATTGTCTTGGAATCGGAAATCTTTAAATTTTTCGCCGTTAGCTTGCCCGGTTTGCCAATTAAACCAATTGTTAAACGTTAGCATTTCAGCTGCGCCGTTTTCGGGATTGCGGTAATGCATAACCAGTAATGAATACTCGCTTTGCGTCAGTGTGATTGTGTCGACGGTGATATCGCCACCCAAGTAAAAATGACTATTATCAAAACGTTCGCTGGCACGTTCGTAAGCGACGCCCTCGCTGGTTTCGTCGGGTAGCATATTGTCTAATTGATAGGTGTCGTTACCATCGCCGGGTGCCCAGTAATAGTGTAAAAACGCAGTATCTCCCGCTAGAGTAGGGTGCGGGATTGCGCTGCTTTGGCGAATATTAAACTCGTCGTCGCCAGTACCGCCGGTAACCGATAGCTGAAAAAAAGCGCTGAAGTATAGGGTGTCATTACCGCTGCCGCCGTTCACTGTAAATTGTTGGCAATCGGCATAAAAAAGGTCGTTACCGTCACCACCATCGGCATAACAGCTTAAACCGTCGGATAAACGCAGTTCGTCGTCGCCGTCTTCCAGTAAAATATTTTTATTACCGACATGAGTGTCTTCTGCAGACATGGCGCTTGAGGAAGACCCGCTAGCGTATATTTGGTCATTGCCGGCACCAGCTATTACATCATCATTGCCTTGGGCAAGGTGTATTGTGTCGTCACCGCTGCCGCACACGATGGTGTCGTTGCCGGCACCGTTCCCGAATATGTTGTGGATGCCTTCGCCGCAGTCAATGCTGTTATTACCGTTACCGGCAAAAAAGGTTTCGTCGCCAGGGCCGCCATCGAAGGTATTGTTACCGTCGTAACCCCACATCATATCGTTGCCATTGCCACCAATTAAAATATCGTCAAAATCCCCTTGGGCAGCAAACAGTTCGTCGTCGCCGTCACCGCCATCCATGGTGCTGTTGCCTTCGCCGGAAAATAAACCATCGTCGCCAGCATAGCCATATAAAACGTCGTTGCCTAAATCGCCAAAAAGGCTGTTATCTAGGTCGTTGCCATAAATAATATCGTCACCGTCGCCACCAAAAGCGTTGGTGCCCGAGGTGTACAAAATATCGTTGCCAGCGTTACCAAAAGGGGAGTTAGCGTGAACTTCATCGTCACCATCGCCACCTTCACCTGTGCTAGCTTGTGTAATGAGGTCGTTGCCCGCACCGCCATTGGCGTAACCGGTAGTGCTTAAGGTATCGTCGCCGTCACCACCTTCTGCGGTGTTTGCTTGAATGGTGTCGTTGCCTTCGCCACCGTCTGCGTAATCGCTGGCAATAATGGTATCGTTGCCATTACCACCGTAGGCAGTACCTGCATTGATAATGTCGTCACCGTCACCGCCTTCGGCACGGCCATTTACCGTAAGGGTATCGTTGCCGCCACCGCCAAAGGCGTTATCTTTGCCTTCGGTGTCTGTAATGATGTCGTCGCTGTTAAAACCCCAGTAGTTGTCATCTTCAATACTGGGCGCGTGGACTCTTTGCCGGATGTCCGTCGCGTTTAATTCGCCGTCGGCAAAAATAAAACGTTGGATCGATGATTGAATATCTCCCTCGGCGGTGAAAAAGTGAGGTAGCGATACACCTTGCTCTTCAGTGGTTAAATAAAAGCTGTTTTCGTCGAATTGCCGAATGCGTAAAGCGTCTATGGAAATATCTGGCATAACAATGCTATCGGTGAAGTTGCCTTGTGCTTCGAGTGTTCCTACTGCTGCACCATTTTGAAGAATAAAAATATTTTGCCCTGCGCCGTTTATCAGTGTTGTGGCATTGCTGCCGGCTATATAAATGTTGGTGCCTTCACCTCCGGTAAAAGTATCTACGCCTTCGCGACCAATAAAAATATTGCTATCGCCATCGCCAATAAAAGTATTGCTTTCGCCATCGGCAAAATAGATATGGAAGGCGCGGCTTAGGCTATTGCCTTGTGCATCGCTGGCGTGAACCTGCAGTTGGTTAAGGCCGCTTACAAGCTGTGCAAAAGGAATATCCAATAGTGCGTTAGCGGTAAGGCGGCTACCGTTTAAATCGGCCGTTAGGGTATTGATGGCGATTGTATTGTCAAAGCTAAAAGCTAGGGCGAGTGATGTAGCGGCTATGCCATTGGTTTGTACTTGGGCTTCTAGCTGTGTTGGGATTATTGCCGCGCTGGATGAGCTGCTATTACTTCTTGTGCTACTCGAGCTATTGCTAGCGTCGCTGCCGGCGGTATAAACATTTATGCGTTGATTTGCCGGCGCCGTGCCCGTAATTAGCAACGTTTGTTCACCATCAAAAATAGTAACGGCATAATTGATAGGAGCGCTGGTGATATTGGTAACGCTGTAGCTTTGTACTGCGGCCGGTGTATTGGGCCAAGCAATATTTGCCCAACCTTCGCCGTTTTCTTCTAGTGGCATTTGGCTACAGTTAGCGCTTTGCCCAAGGCTACAACTATTGGTTACAGACAATATAAGGCCTGTACTTGCGTATTCTAAATAAGCGCGTTGCAGGCCTGCGCTTCCCATTAGGCTGTTTTGCGTGACGGTGCTGCCGGCGATTGTGGGGGCGTTGGCATCTTGTACGCTGCTGTTATAAATAACGCCGTAGCCGTGCACTGTGCCGGTAAAGTTGTGGGCACTGCCACTGAGTAACACCTTAAAATATTCGTCGCCTTCGTTGTTGGCATTAGTATTGAACGGGTCGCTTAATAGGGGAACTGTAATCAGTTTGCTGCGTTGCCCCGCCTCAAACACTACGCTACCGCTTGTGGCGAGGTAGTCCTCATTAGCCAGAGCCGTCCCGTTTTGTGTTTGATAGTGCAGCTGGGTGATTTGGCTGGCCGGTGCGTCTAAAGCTATTTCTAAAGTCAGTTGCGAATAGCGTTCACTTTGCGCGCGGGTGGTTACCGAAAACGGAGCCTTATTAGCCAATAGCTCCACAGACGTTAATTGTTCATCTACATAAAACTCAGAATCAACGGCGAGCCAGCCAAAGCTTAGGGTAGTGGTCGTTTTTACTTGAGGTAAAAGCGCGGTAGCTTGGGCGGTATTGGCATTTAAAATAAAAGCGGCGGGGCCTTGGCGTTGTAACCACATTTGCTGGGTAATGGTGTTGTCACCATGCAGGGTAATATTGCCTGTTAACGCGGCGACAAGCCGGCTATCAGTAATATCGGCGCCGGCAATAGCGAGGGTAAAGCCTTCGCCGGTTGGTGCGGCGCTAACGTGTTTGGCATTATTGGCGGTTAACGCCTGGTTGCCTGCATCAATCAGTGTTTGTACCGTTGTTGCAATAGATGCGGCGGCTGCTGAGCTTGTTTGGCTATTATTCGCAGCCGGTTCAAACTCATTACAGCCGCCTAGCAGCAGGCTACTAAACAGAGCTACCATCAAGCTTGCCCGGCGATAGCGTCGTGTTTTTGTTGTGGTGTTGGGTAAAGCTAAAAAGGTGCTGGAGCCAGTAAAACGCTTATCCATTTATACAAAATCCTGATTAAAGTATTCTTTATGTGACGCGATGTGGAAAGTCGCGACATTCTCGCATATTTTCTCTTTTCTGTATAAAAAATAATCAGTTTTGTGGTTGGGTACAAACATACTAGGCGTACTGATTCGCGTTTAGCCGCGATAAGGACACAGCGTGTCTCGCCACTGTTGCTATAAAAAAGCAGTACCTAAACCCGTAAGGTACTTACGGCACTCGCTGATTTTACTGGCTTTGCGCGTAGCCGCCGGCGCATTTAACGTTAAGTGGCACGTGCTACTAGGGCTGGTACTAAGGCTTAGTTTTGAGTATGCACAAGTTGAGTCGACGGCGGTTGGGTGTGGTGTCACCCTTCGCGGCGATACAGTGGGGCCAGTTTGGTTGCAGTGCTTAGACATCCAAGTCTAAGCACTGCACTAAAAGTGGCACTGGCTGAGCTTGACCGCCAGAAACCCTCTATTCTTAATACAACACCCTGTATATTCGAATGCATCTGATGTGCACTTTGCAGTACCACCAAGTTAAAGGTTTGCGCTTATGAGGTTTAGTTTAAAGGCCATGGTGACGTTGCGTCTTTTAAGGTGCTGCATAACCTGCGCATTAGCGGCTTTTACGCTAGCGGCGTGTGTTGGCGCAGACTATAAGAATCAGCCTCCAGCACCCCAAATTCCGAGTGAGCAAGCGCAAATAGAGCGAATATTACAAGGCTTGTCGCTAGAGCAAAAAGTTGGACAAATGACAATGTTGGCGGCTTATATCTTTTTTGATACCGACGCTAACGGCCAGCCAGTGCTTAATGCCGCCAAGTTAGATAAAGCGCTAAATCAATATCATGTCGGCACGTTCATTAATTCACCGGCAAATTTATACAGTACAAGCCAGTGGCAGAGGTGGATTGACACGCTTAATCAGGCTAATAGTAGTCACCAGATTCCGGTGCTTATAGGTACCGATTCCATGCACGGTGCCTCTTTTGTAAAAGACGCCGTTTTACTGCCCCAGAACATTAGCCTAGCTGCAATACGCGATACACAGGCGGCGCAAATAGCCGCCAGCATTACAGCAAAGGAAACCGCCGCAGCCGGTATTTTATGGAATTTTGGCCCTGTACTCGATGTGGGACGCCACCCACTATGGCCAAGGCTAGAAGAAACCTTCGGTGAAGACCCATACCTTGTGAGCCAATACGGCGCCACTATGATTCAGGTGTTTGAAGCGATGGGAATGGCCTCAACGATGAAGCATTTTATTGGTTATTCCGTTCCGCTCGATGGCAAGGATCGCGCGCCGGCATACTTGCCTGATGTGCAGCTTTGGCAAGATCACATACCGCCATTCAAGGCCGCTATTGCTGCTGGCGCCTCGACAGCGATGGTTAATTCGGCCTCCATTAACGGTATGCCAACGCACGCCAATGCGGCGTTACTGCAAGGCGTACTTCGCGAGCAATTAGGGTATCGCGGGTTAATCGTATCTGACTGGGCCGATATTAATTATTTACATACCCGCCACAAGGTGGCGCCATCCAAAAAGCACGCAGTAGAAATGGCGGTTAATGCCGGTATAGATATGAGCATGGTTGCTACTGAGTTTAGCTTTCCTGAGTTGCTTGTAGCTTTAGTCAAAGAAGGTCGTATTAGTGAGCGACGTATAGATGATTCGGTAAGGCGCATATTGGCCTTAAAAATAAAGCTGGGCTTATTTAATCAATTAATGCCTGCTCACTGGGTGCAGCAGCAATCGTCAGCGGCCACTTTACGGGCTGAAAAAGCAGCACATAAGCAGCATGCATTAGCTTTAGCCAATAAAAGTATGACATTGCTTAAAAACGATAAGCGCACCTTGCCGTTACCCGCCGGTGCCAAAGTGTTATTGGCCGGCCCCGCGGCTAAAAGTTTACATGCGCTAAATGGTAGTTGGTCTTTTAGTTGGCAGGGCGATGATGACAGTTTATACCCCAGTGAAACGCAAACACTGCATCAAGCTTTACAGCAGCACCTTGGTGCAGGCAATGTCATTCATCAAGGTGAAGCAGACTTTTACGCGCCGGCAAATGTAGATGTTGCCAGTGTGAAGCGTTTTGCCCCCAAGGTGGATTACATTGTATTAGCGCTAGGCGAGGGCGCTTACGCCGAGCAAATGGGGTCGATTGATGATCTAACACTCGCCAAAGATCAGCTGCAGTTGGCACAAGCAGCCATTGCTACCGGCAAGCCAGTAATAGCATTATTTACAATGGGGCGCCCGCGTATTATTGCACCTATAGTCGATGGTTTAGCCGCTATTCTTTATGCCTACAGGCCGGGTAGCCAAGGTGCACAAGCTATCGCCCAAACGTTGCTCGGCTTGAACAACCCAGCAGGCGTTTTACCGTTTAGCTACCCCCAATATACCGGTAACCTGCTGACTTATGATCACCCCATAAGTGCAGCGATTCGCCAGCGGCCCAAAAGTAGCGCTGGCATGGATGGCTATGCCCCGCAGTGGCCGTTTGGTTTTGGCTTGAGTTATACCGACTTTGCTATTTCGAACTTATCGGTAAGTGGTGAGGATGGGCTTGCGCAGTCAGAATTTAAAGCGGGCGATACCTTAACTGTGAGCGTGCAGGTGAAAAATACTGGCCAGCACGCCGGTGAAAAAGTAATCGAGCTTTATATTAAAGATCACTTTGCTTCCTTAACCCCCGCCAATAAACGCTTAAAGCGTTTTACTCGCATTGCTTTGGCTGCAGGCGAGCAGCGCACGGTTGCTTTTACGTTAACGGTCGATGATTTTGCATTCGTCAACGGTGCCCTAGCGCTAACAGCAGAGCCTGGCGTGTTCACGGTAGAGGCCGGTGGATTAACAACTGATGTAGTTTTGCTCGAGTAATATGTTTTCGCTAGCGAATATCCTGCGCACCTTAATGATAATAATATAAAAGACGGCTTATGTTTTTTTCTGACTCAATTTTCAATATTAATGACATCACCTTAATTTTGGTGATTTTTGAAAGTATCTCTTTTTCGGTATTGCTTTTAGCTGTGCGAGAAGGGCGGGTGTTAAGTTGCCGGCTATTGTCTCTGTTTTTATTGGCCACAGGCTGTGAAGCCTTGGATACCTTAATGTATTGGTGCGCGCCTTTAAAAAATGGCTACTTAGCCGATTACGTGTATTTGTTTTTTGTTTTTAAAATTGCTGCTTTTTTACAGGGGCCACTGCTGCTTTTTTATACGCGCTCTGTACTTTACGGTACTGTTGGGCCTGTTAAATCCGTTGCTCTGCATGCAATTCCTGCGCTTTTATTTCCTGTGTACTTTGCGGTAATGATGGCAGAGCTCGGCCACGATAAGGTCGTTGAGGGGGTTTTTCATTATGGCTTGCTCTTGGATAGCTGGGCTTTTAACTGGATTGTTTACGGCCCTAGCGCACTGACTTTGGTGTATGCGTTGGCAAGTGTAAAAAGTATTCGTGTTTATGTAGAGGGCTTAAAAGACACTTATTCCAATGTCGATAAAATTGATCGCAATTGGTTGAAGCTGCTTATTTATGGCTTTTTATTCACCTGGTGTTGGAATTTTGCCAATATCATTTTTGCGACTGTTGGCCTAACGTCTTTATCGGCTTTGTTTGGCTTAACGGGTAACTACTACGATTTAATTTTTGTAAAAGCACTCGCGTTCTACAATTTATTGTATTCGCGTATGGCTTTAGGGCGTACGCCCCCCAATAGTGTAGGCCGCGAGGAACTACAGCCTACCGAGCAGCCAATACAAGAAAGCCAGGCTTCTACTCCTGTAGAAAACAGTGCGCCCGTTATCGCATCGCAGCTGCCGTTGGTACAGCCGGCTGCTTCGCTCGCACCTCGCCGCGTAGTTGAATTGCCTAGCGAGCCGACCGAAGTACATGGCGACGAAACGCAAGAGGTGCCGTTAGTATTGGTCAACCGTTTAGTGGCACTGATGGAGCAAGAGCGTTTGTACTTAGAGCCAGAGCTTACGGTGGATCAACTCGCGCGTGCGGCGCGCATACCAGCCAGGCAAACATCTAATATTATTAACCGGCACTTTGGCGTTAACTTTTTTGAGTACGTCAATAACTACCGTATCGAGCATGCTAAAACACTGCTGGCCGACGGGCATGGCCACTCGATTATCGACATATCAGAGATGTCTGGTTTTAATAGTAAATCGGCATTCAATCGCTTTTTCAAAAAAATCACCGGCAGTACGCCGTCAGAGTATCGAAAGTCGCTTCTATAGCGGGTAAAACCATGCGGCGGTACCCGTTGAAAGAGTAACAGGTATTGTTTTTTTGCTGTCAAATGGCGTTTAGTTGTTACCTAAGCCCATAACTTAGGGCAAAATGCGCCTCCATTTTTCGCCTATTTATTTGCACTGATTAATCGTCAATGCGGTAGTATGCGCATGATTTTAGAAATCGGCGGGTATCGCGATTTCCCGAGTAGGGTATTCCTGTTTTTAATTCACCTCGCACCGCGAGAACTATGTAGGAGGTCGTATGGCTGTAACGCCTAGTGTCAATGAAAGCCCCGTCAACAGTGAGGGCTACGTGCCCGGTAAGAGTTATCTACTGCCACTGGTTTGGTTAACATCGCTATTCTTTATGTGGGGTTTTCTAACCTGCTTAAATGATATCTTGATTCCGCATTTAAAGGGTGTCTTTGATCTGAATTACACTCAGGCGATGCTGGTGCAATTTTGCTTCTTTGGGGCTTATTTTATTGTCTCTATTCCTGCTGGCTCTTTGGTTAAACGCATTGGTTTTCAGCGTGGTATTGTGTTGGGTTTGGTCATTGCTGGTGTAGGGTGCTTAATGTTTTACCCCGCTGCCGGCATGCGTGTATACGGTTTATTTTTAGCGGCGCTGTTTGTATTGGCATCGGGCATTACTATTTTACAGGTGGCTGCTAACCCGTTTGTGACTGTTTTAGGATCGCCAGAAACAGCCTCTAGCCGCTTAACGTTAACGCAGGCTTTTAACTCGCTGGGTACCACTATTGCGCCGGTATTTGGTGCTTTCCTTATTTTATCGTCAGCACCTGAAGGCGCGACTATTGCCGAAACCCAAGCCCATGAAGCGGCGTCGGTACAGGGGCCTTACATTATGCTGTTTGGCGCATTGATATTACTGGCGGTGATTTTTGCTTTTATCAAGCTGCCTAAAATTGTCTCTAGCCCTGATGTTAAAGGGCAAACTAGCGGCTCTTCTGCTTGGGCATATCGGCACTTGGTATTAGGGGCTGTAGGTATTTTTGTATATGTGGGCGCAGAAGTATCGATTGGTAGCTTTATTGTTAACTTCTTGGGCGACCCAAACATTGTGGGTATGACCGAGCTCGCTGCAGGTGCAATGCTCACTTACTATTGGATGGGCGCTATGGTAGGCCGCTTTATTGGTGCTGCGGTAATGCGTTATTTACCGGCTGGCCGTGTATTGGCCTTTAACGCTGTTATGGCGTGTATTTTGGTGGCCATTGCAATGGTAACGTCAGGTAAGCTAGCGATGGTGGCTATTTTGGCGGTAGGTTTGTGTAACTCGATTATGTTCCCAACGATTTTTAGTTTGGCGCTTCGTGGTTTAGGTGAGCACACCAGCCAAGGTTCTGGCATTTTGTGTATGGCCATTGTTGGTGGCGCTATTGTGCCATTGGCGCAAGGCGCATTAGCCGATAGCCTTGGCCTGCAAATCGCCTTCTTCTTGCCCATTTTGTGCTACGGCTTTATTGCCTATTACGGTTTGCTTGGTTCTAAGCCTAAAACCGCTTAAGTGTTGTTATGGCGGCGCCTATTCTGGCGCCGCTGTTTGCGCGTTATGCGCGCCCTCAGTATTCACTTTATCCCCCCCTTTATTTTACCGCCTTATTAGGCGCAAAATGGCTGTGTTTATTGTGTAACGCCAAAGGGGATTCTCATGTCGAAAGCACCAATAAGTACTACCAAAATGCAAAGCCACTTTTTTGCTTACATCAGCAAGATTCGGTGGGTTATTCGCTGGGGCTTAAAGCGCAATGCCATTCCTGAAAATGTGATGGAGCATAGCTGGGAGGTAGCAACAATAGCGCATGCCTTGGCGGTATTAAGCAACAGCCGCTTTGGCGGCCAATATGACGCTAATTTGGTGGCGACAACGGCGCTATATCACGATGTGTCTGAAGTGATTACCGGCGATATGCCCACGCCCATTAAATATCATTCAAAGGGTATGCAAAAGGCGTTTAAAGAGGTCGAAATACAAGCTGAGCGTGAGTTAATTGCGCTATTGCCTGAAGACATGAAAGCCGCATTTACCCCGTTGGTTGTTTCGTCTGAAGTGCCTGCTGAGGTTAAGCGGCTAATTAAAGGCGCCGATACATTAGCGGCGTTTTTGAAATGCCAAGAAGAACTTAAAGCAGGTAACAGTGAATTTTCCAAAGCTGCACAAGATATCGCCGCACGCTTAGCGGCTTTCAATATGCCAGAAGTTGATACGTTTCTGGGCCTTTTTGCGCCAAGCTATAAACTGACGCTTGATGAGTTACTAAATGGCAGGGAAACAGTGCGCGCATTAAATCAGGCGAATGAAGGCTGATTTAATGCGTTAAATTACCCGCCCGATGCGGTAATTATTTTAAACGGACTGTCACTAAATGGCCCTTTGTTAAGGCCGCGACAGTATTTACTTCGCCTAATACATTAACCGATGAATCTAAAGAGACGGTCACCACCTTACGTGTTTTTTTGTCTTTAATTTTGGCGGTGGAATCATCGTGGTTTATCGCGATAATTTCTCCGCTGATGGTGGGTTCTTGAGGTGGCTTAACGGTGGATATTTTTACTGTGTGGCCGGTGCGCAAGTCACTAATTCCTGCCGCTGCTCCCTCAATAATTACGCGGCTTTGTGGGTTTAGCGCAAAGCTTTTTTGCTGCCCGCCTCTCGCTTCAACATTAATAATGTTATTAAGTGTATCTACGCTGGTAATAACGCCTTTTGTTGATGGCGCAGCCAAAGTTGATGCGCTAAAAAGTAAAGCTGCAGAAAAAGTCGCGGCGACATAAAAAGTTTTTTGTAAAAGCATGGTTAAATCTCAGTAGTTTATGATGTGTTCGTTTTGTGTGATTATTGTGCACGCCTGGCGTTACCTTTGGTGACACTTAAATAGACTTAATAATGCTGTGTTTCGGAGCGGTGCTTTTTTTTGGTTATTAAAACTATTAACAGCGACAAGATATTGTCATTGTAAAAAAGCACTGCGTTTGTGAGCTTTTACCGTCAATAATTTATTGCAGTTTGTACTCCGGTGATGAAAGTTCAACAGTGGAATACCAGAGTGAAATTAAGGAAAGTTGGCTTTGGGGGCTAAATTTGGAGGCTTAAAGAGTAAGTCGCTAGCGTTGCAAAAAAGGGTGCGTTTTGCAGCGCCCGGTAATTTGTACCTTTGACGGGATATTGGTTGCATTAAAGGCGTGCTTATAGGCAGGCTTTTCCTATACTTAGCTAAATAACTAACATTAGGTTTGCGTGTGCTTTCTTCGTTGACATGGTTGGTTACGGGGATCGTCATTTTATGGCCGGCCCGTGCCATTGCTTTTAGGCTAATAACTGTTACCTGCCTAGCTTTAATAGGTGCGCCGGCAATTGCTGAAAGTGCGCCTGTTGATTCTGCTGTTGCTGAGCAAAGCCGCAAAACGCAGCGCAAACCGCTAAATATGGACCTGCATTTTTACGAAGACCCAGCACTGGGTACCCTAGGGCAAGTGCTTGCTATGGCGCAAGATAGGCAGGGGTTTATGTGGTTTGGTGGTAAAAATGGTTTAGCTCGATTAGATGGCTACAGCATTCAGTTGTTTCAACACAGCAATCTTGATCAAACAAGCATTTCTACCAATACCGTGAATGACTTGGCGGTTGATAACAATGGTGACCTTTGGGTGGCAACCTACTGGGGGTTAAATCGTTTTGATCCCGCCCTTGAACGCTTTGAGCGCTTTATGTTTGATCCCGAAGACCCTCGCGGCCTGAGCCACAATAGCGTATTGAATTTAAAATATACCGAAGCAGGGGAGCTTTGGGTTGGTACTGAAGGTGGTGGTCTTTTACGGTTTAACCCTGCCGGCAATGACTTTGATCGCTTTGTTTATGATATCAACGATGAGTTTAGCCTGAGCGGTAATATTATATCTTCGATTGAAGAGGGGCCTGATGGGCTTTTATGGGTGGGTATAAAGGACGGGGGTATTGATATTCTTAACCCTAAAACTCGACAAGTAGTGAGGCGCTTACGGCATGCGGATAACGACCCACAAAGTTTAAGCCAGAATCATGCAACGTCGATTGCAAGAGCGCCGAGCGGAGATATGTGGGTTGGAACCTATTATGGTTTGAACCGCTATTTAGGTGACGGTAAGTTCGATAGTTTTTTTGCCGATTACAATAACCCTAATGCTTTAGGCTCCTCCAATGTTAACCGGATCTTGGCGTCTGCTGAGAACATATGGATTGGTACTGGCGATAAAGGCTTGATGTTATATCAGCCCGACACTAATGACTTTGATCAATACTTTTCTGGGAGTGATGCCAAAAGCACAAGTTTGTCAGCTTTGTTTTACGATGCCAGCGGTGGCTTATGGATTGCGTTTAGCCCCGCAGGGGTGGCGCGTGCCGATCGCTACTCGGCAGCTTTTCAAATTTACCAGCACGAGCCGGCCAACCCAAATAGCTTAAGCTATACCGATGTATTGTCATTGGCTGAAGATGAAGAGCGCAATCTTTGGGTGGGCACACGTAAATGCCTTAATTATTTGGATTTTAGTCTCGATAAGATTACCCGCTATATGCATGATGATGAAGACCCGTCATCTTTGCCCTCATCGATGGTAAGTGCGGTGGCTTTAGATAAAGATAAGTCAGTTTGGGTAGGTACCGCGTGGGGGGGAGTTGGGCGTTTAGATCCGGTTACGCAAAAGTTTCGACGCTATATGCCTGA
Protein-coding regions in this window:
- a CDS encoding Calx-beta domain-containing protein, with the protein product MDKRFTGSSTFLALPNTTTKTRRYRRASLMVALFSSLLLGGCNEFEPAANNSQTSSAAAASIATTVQTLIDAGNQALTANNAKHVSAAPTGEGFTLAIAGADITDSRLVAALTGNITLHGDNTITQQMWLQRQGPAAFILNANTAQATALLPQVKTTTTLSFGWLAVDSEFYVDEQLTSVELLANKAPFSVTTRAQSERYSQLTLEIALDAPASQITQLHYQTQNGTALANEDYLATSGSVVFEAGQRSKLITVPLLSDPFNTNANNEGDEYFKVLLSGSAHNFTGTVHGYGVIYNSSVQDANAPTIAGSTVTQNSLMGSAGLQRAYLEYASTGLILSVTNSCSLGQSANCSQMPLEENGEGWANIAWPNTPAAVQSYSVTNITSAPINYAVTIFDGEQTLLITGTAPANQRINVYTAGSDASNSSSSTRSNSSSSSAAIIPTQLEAQVQTNGIAATSLALAFSFDNTIAINTLTADLNGSRLTANALLDIPFAQLVSGLNQLQVHASDAQGNSLSRAFHIYFADGESNTFIGDGDSNIFIGREGVDTFTGGEGTNIYIAGSNATTLINGAGQNIFILQNGAAVGTLEAQGNFTDSIVMPDISIDALRIRQFDENSFYLTTEEQGVSLPHFFTAEGDIQSSIQRFIFADGELNATDIRQRVHAPSIEDDNYWGFNSDDIITDTEGKDNAFGGGGNDTLTVNGRAEGGDGDDIINAGTAYGGNGNDTIIASDYADGGEGNDTIQANTAEGGDGDDTLSTTGYANGGAGNDLITQASTGEGGDGDDEVHANSPFGNAGNDILYTSGTNAFGGDGDDIIYGNDLDNSLFGDLGNDVLYGYAGDDGLFSGEGNSTMDGGDGDDELFAAQGDFDDILIGGNGNDMMWGYDGNNTFDGGPGDETFFAGNGNNSIDCGEGIHNIFGNGAGNDTIVCGSGDDTIHLAQGNDDVIAGAGNDQIYASGSSSSAMSAEDTHVGNKNILLEDGDDELRLSDGLSCYADGGDGNDLFYADCQQFTVNGGSGNDTLYFSAFFQLSVTGGTGDDEFNIRQSSAIPHPTLAGDTAFLHYYWAPGDGNDTYQLDNMLPDETSEGVAYERASERFDNSHFYLGGDITVDTITLTQSEYSLLVMHYRNPENGAAEMLTFNNWFNWQTGQANGEKFKDFRFQDNAVLNTQTINDYFNQFYHRNFDADRSTGLSAEGTPMPADQVVVSEQSVLIDNENYLVKKDHSFTASNWTLEFWLLPPPSAPATTPILQWGEMPEGTDGFGLALHNNGEGHEWRLQIGSENSVSVYGAGTLDTPVHIAITLEDQQLQLFVNGQPSNNTLATLLTTETIAPLSLGFFDISNAETAAWYLDELLITQGQSKYSAPFTPEKTPTVVELDY
- a CDS encoding helix-turn-helix domain-containing protein, whose translation is MFFSDSIFNINDITLILVIFESISFSVLLLAVREGRVLSCRLLSLFLLATGCEALDTLMYWCAPLKNGYLADYVYLFFVFKIAAFLQGPLLLFYTRSVLYGTVGPVKSVALHAIPALLFPVYFAVMMAELGHDKVVEGVFHYGLLLDSWAFNWIVYGPSALTLVYALASVKSIRVYVEGLKDTYSNVDKIDRNWLKLLIYGFLFTWCWNFANIIFATVGLTSLSALFGLTGNYYDLIFVKALAFYNLLYSRMALGRTPPNSVGREELQPTEQPIQESQASTPVENSAPVIASQLPLVQPAASLAPRRVVELPSEPTEVHGDETQEVPLVLVNRLVALMEQERLYLEPELTVDQLARAARIPARQTSNIINRHFGVNFFEYVNNYRIEHAKTLLADGHGHSIIDISEMSGFNSKSAFNRFFKKITGSTPSEYRKSLL
- a CDS encoding glycoside hydrolase family 3 N-terminal domain-containing protein, whose product is MRFSLKAMVTLRLLRCCITCALAAFTLAACVGADYKNQPPAPQIPSEQAQIERILQGLSLEQKVGQMTMLAAYIFFDTDANGQPVLNAAKLDKALNQYHVGTFINSPANLYSTSQWQRWIDTLNQANSSHQIPVLIGTDSMHGASFVKDAVLLPQNISLAAIRDTQAAQIAASITAKETAAAGILWNFGPVLDVGRHPLWPRLEETFGEDPYLVSQYGATMIQVFEAMGMASTMKHFIGYSVPLDGKDRAPAYLPDVQLWQDHIPPFKAAIAAGASTAMVNSASINGMPTHANAALLQGVLREQLGYRGLIVSDWADINYLHTRHKVAPSKKHAVEMAVNAGIDMSMVATEFSFPELLVALVKEGRISERRIDDSVRRILALKIKLGLFNQLMPAHWVQQQSSAATLRAEKAAHKQHALALANKSMTLLKNDKRTLPLPAGAKVLLAGPAAKSLHALNGSWSFSWQGDDDSLYPSETQTLHQALQQHLGAGNVIHQGEADFYAPANVDVASVKRFAPKVDYIVLALGEGAYAEQMGSIDDLTLAKDQLQLAQAAIATGKPVIALFTMGRPRIIAPIVDGLAAILYAYRPGSQGAQAIAQTLLGLNNPAGVLPFSYPQYTGNLLTYDHPISAAIRQRPKSSAGMDGYAPQWPFGFGLSYTDFAISNLSVSGEDGLAQSEFKAGDTLTVSVQVKNTGQHAGEKVIELYIKDHFASLTPANKRLKRFTRIALAAGEQRTVAFTLTVDDFAFVNGALALTAEPGVFTVEAGGLTTDVVLLE